Proteins encoded within one genomic window of Pseudomonas cannabina:
- a CDS encoding ABC transporter substrate-binding protein has translation MTPDRTLQPSRRTVLRLSLGLLALPGIVRAASLRSDPLRVVTLFQGASDSAVALGVTPCGVVDSWSEKPMYRYLRPALVAVPHVGLETQPSLEEIVLLKPDLIVASRFRHQRIAPLLEQICPVLMLEEVFEFKRTLAMMGAAMNRQQQAMQLLGEWQRRVTELRGQLQAKFAGRWPITVSVLDIREDHIRSYLPASFAGSVLSELGFAWTPAAREATGVSLKLSSKESLPVVDADLFFIFQRADSKAAQQNYDKLIQHPFWQQLRAPQDKQVFRVDAVAWSLSGGILGANRMLDEITRVAMADNAS, from the coding sequence GTGACACCTGACCGAACCCTGCAGCCATCGCGGCGCACCGTATTGCGCCTGTCGCTGGGGTTACTGGCGCTGCCCGGCATTGTCCGGGCGGCGTCATTGCGCTCAGACCCCTTGAGAGTCGTCACCCTGTTTCAGGGGGCTTCCGACAGCGCCGTGGCATTGGGGGTGACGCCGTGCGGTGTGGTCGACTCCTGGAGTGAAAAGCCGATGTACCGCTACCTGCGCCCGGCGCTGGTCGCGGTACCGCACGTGGGCCTGGAAACCCAGCCGAGTCTGGAAGAGATCGTGCTGCTCAAGCCGGATCTGATCGTCGCGTCACGCTTTCGCCACCAGCGCATTGCACCGTTGCTGGAACAAATCTGCCCGGTGTTGATGCTGGAAGAGGTGTTCGAGTTCAAGCGCACGCTGGCGATGATGGGCGCGGCAATGAATCGTCAGCAACAGGCCATGCAACTGCTCGGCGAATGGCAGCGCCGTGTGACTGAACTGCGCGGTCAGTTGCAGGCGAAATTCGCCGGGCGCTGGCCGATCACGGTGTCAGTGCTCGACATTCGCGAGGACCATATACGCAGCTATCTGCCTGCCAGCTTCGCCGGCTCGGTGCTTAGCGAACTGGGCTTTGCCTGGACACCCGCTGCCCGCGAAGCAACCGGCGTTTCCCTTAAACTCAGCAGTAAAGAGAGCTTGCCTGTGGTCGATGCCGACCTGTTCTTTATCTTTCAGCGTGCGGACAGTAAAGCCGCACAGCAAAACTACGACAAACTGATCCAGCACCCGTTCTGGCAACAATTGCGCGCCCCTCAGGACAAACAGGTCTTTCGCGTCGATGCGGTTGCCTGGAGCCTGTCGGGCGGCATTCTGGGCGCCAACCGCATGCTCGATGAAATCACCCGCGTGGCGATGGCGGACAACGCCTCATGA